Proteins encoded by one window of Vidua chalybeata isolate OUT-0048 chromosome 10, bVidCha1 merged haplotype, whole genome shotgun sequence:
- the GPR17 gene encoding uracil nucleotide/cysteinyl leukotriene receptor, translating to MNGPAASSLLFNCSNQSNFSLETSEQCGKETHLENMIFATFYFLDFILAFAGNALALWLFIRDQKSGTPANIFLMHLAVADLSFVLVLPTRLVYHFSGNHWPFGEIPCRLTGFLFYLNMYASIYFLMCISVDRFLAIVHPVKSIKLRRSRYAHVACVFLWVIVGVAMAPLLLSVQTVQMKNTTVCLQLYREKASRHALVSLAVAFTFPFITTVTCYLLIIQSLKSGNRVEKHLKEKAVKMIIMVLMIFLICFVPYHVNRYIYILHYNGTKASCETQRLLALSNRITSCLTSLNGAFDPIMYFFVAEKFREALCNLFCIKKTIMLPQTYEGKTNESSLSAKSEL from the coding sequence ATGAATGGGCCTGCAGCTTCAAGCCTACTCTTCAACTGCTCAAATCAATCAAATTTCAGTTTGGAAACATCAGAGCAATGTGGCAAAGAGACACACCTTGAGAATATGATTTTTGCCACTTTCTACTTTCTGGACTTCATCCTGGCTTTTGCTGGCAATGCCCTGGCTCTTTGGCTTTTCATCCGGGACCAAAAGTCAGGCACACCTGCCAACATTTTCCTGATGCACCTTGCTGTGGCTGACCTGTCCTTTGTGCTGGTTCTCCCCACACGGCTGGTGTACCATTTTTCTGGTAACCATTGGCCATTTGGTGAGATCCCATGCAGACTCACTGGCTTCCTTTTTTACCTCAACATGTATGCCAGTATCTACTTCCTGATGTGCATCAGCGTTGACCGTTTCCTGGCCATTGTGCACCCTGTGAAGTCCATCAAGCTCCGCAGGTCCCGCTATGCCCACGTGGCATGCGTCTTTCTGTGGGTCATCGTTGGTGTGGCAATGGCACCTCTGCTGCTCAGCGTGCAGACGGTCCAGATGAAAAACACAACTGTCTGCCTGCAGCTCTACAGAGAAAAGGCCTCACGCCACGCCCTCGTGTCCTTAGCAGTGGCATTCACCTTCCCCTTTATTACTACTGTCACTTGCTACTTACTCATCATCCAGAGCCTGAAGAGTGGGAACAGAGTTGAGAAACACCTGAAGGAAAAAGCTGTCAAAATGATCATCATGGTCTTGATGATCTTTCTAATTTGCTTTGTACCTTACCACGTCAATCGCTACATTTATATTCTCCATTACAACGGGACCAAAGCTTCCTGTGAAACGCAGCGTCTCCTGGCCCTCAGCAACCGCATCACCTCCTGCCTCACCAGCCTCAACGGGGCCTTCGACCCCATCATGTATTTTTTTGTAGCTGAGAAATTCCGTGAGGCGCTGTGCAATCtgttttgtattaaaaagaCCATAATGTTGCCTCAAACATATGAGGGTAAGACAAATGAAAGCTCACTAAGTGCTAAATCTGAACTGTGA
- the LOC128792896 gene encoding uncharacterized protein LOC128792896: MERLTALQQLCVRAKLRQPKDQAGQPPWQQFSPQGGMERTQAYLVPGGKGGQRRGCRAGSSAAFYAGSQSPVGPQTFLVCETSKLLGVATCEASLLMRSLPLSSLAFFTSFTPTYVEIIPVFPGLLRALHFKVPSQCMRALGPGIKGCAAPGSASSSLASLSSRNQLCLLHREMSCCRPCPPRPCGPCGPTPLASSCSEPCLARCADSMFYIEPSPVVVTLPGPILTSFPQSTAVGSSLSAAVGSSLSTSGVPISSGGSLGLGGSGLCLPFPRCGQIC, from the exons ATGGAAAGGCTGACGGCCCTCCaacagctctgtgtcagggcCAAGCTGAGGCAGCCCAAGGATCAAGCCGGGCAGCCTCCATGGCAGCAGTTCAGCCcacagggagggatggagcgGACTCAGGCTTACCTGGTtcctggaggaaagggaggCCAGAGACGAGGATGCAGAGCCGGGAGCAGCGCAGCCTTTTATGCCGggtcccagagccctgtggggCCACAAACATTCCTTGTCTGTGAAACATCCAAACTCCTGGGAGTGGCCACTTGCGAGGCCTCGCTCCTGATGAGGTCCCTGCCTCTTTCATCTCTCGCATTTTTCACCAGTTTCACACCAACCTACGTGGAAATTATTCCTGTGTTTCCAGGCTTACTAAGGGCACTTCATTTCAAGGTCCCAAGCCAGTGTATGAG ggctctgggaccCGGCATAAAAGGCTGCGCTGCTCCCGGCTCTGCATCCTCGTCTCTGGcctccctttcctccaggaACCAG CTTTGCCTCCTGCACCGAGAGATGTCCTGCTGCAGACCCTGTCCCCCACGGCCCTGCGGCCCCTGTGGCCCAACCCCCCTTgcaagcagctgcagtgagccCTGCCTCGCCCGCTGCGCCGACTCCATGTTCTACATCGAGCCTTCGCCGGTGGTGGTGACCTTGCCGGGCCCCATCCTCACCTCTTTCCCTCAGAGCACAGCCGTGGGATCCTCTCTGtcagctgctgtgggcagctccctcagcacctcgGGAGTTCCCATCTCTTCTGGGGGCTCCCTTGGCCTGGGGGGCTCAGGCCTGTGTCTGCCTTTCCCCCGCTGCGGTCAGATCTGCTGA